In the Argonema galeatum A003/A1 genome, one interval contains:
- a CDS encoding DUF3172 domain-containing protein: MKRKSTADASKSSAFNSTTLAILAGVFILGIGVGIGFSTTANSSIENVASREVIDRSAPNPDICAQYGASAIVSDTRIFVTLNPFTVYVTQPRMQPGCVLRSNNWAILESRKLVTSEQVRECKNRMNTFGYTNTLENSPQIDCLYQTDADKNRFFNQPGTGAPPAETGKF, from the coding sequence ATGAAACGTAAATCTACAGCCGACGCCTCTAAATCCTCCGCCTTTAATTCCACCACCCTGGCAATTCTTGCAGGCGTATTTATTTTGGGAATCGGGGTCGGCATTGGCTTTAGCACCACAGCCAATTCTAGCATCGAAAATGTGGCATCCCGCGAAGTGATCGATCGCAGTGCGCCGAACCCCGATATTTGCGCTCAGTATGGAGCCAGCGCGATCGTCTCCGACACCCGCATCTTTGTAACATTAAACCCCTTCACCGTCTACGTAACCCAGCCGCGTATGCAACCCGGATGCGTCCTGCGAAGCAATAACTGGGCAATTCTGGAGAGTAGAAAACTGGTGACATCAGAGCAGGTGCGAGAGTGTAAAAACCGGATGAACACCTTTGGCTACACTAACACTCTGGAGAATTCCCCCCAAATTGACTGCCTCTATCAAACCGACGCCGATAAAAATCGCTTCTTCAATCAACCGGGAACCGGCGCTCCCCCAGCAGAAACAGGTAAGTTCTGA
- a CDS encoding glycosyltransferase family 2 protein has product MSSYPLVSICIPVYNGAEFIESLLNTIRQTTYPYIEIIISDDNSQDESLNLLRASHLANSHIFTHSRYGLVPNWNYCISQAKGKYIKFLFQDDTLEPDCITKMVKMAEQDEKIGLVFSCRNLIYEQPIDIEFVTGMKDLHKHWSKIQFVQSGITLLQDRNFFKPPYNKIGEPTNVLICREVFERVGLFDPAFKQLADLEMWLRIMTYYKIGFIDERLASFRIHPNQATSHNLGENKIETLFEIYKVWLKIIRNKTYQSLPGDLRKKMRVELVKILLIKGVKSVILLRWDQGRKVRALLKEALGSTPEPSGNEFPS; this is encoded by the coding sequence ATGTCTAGTTATCCGCTTGTTAGCATTTGTATCCCTGTATATAACGGCGCTGAATTTATTGAATCGCTTTTAAACACCATCCGTCAAACTACTTATCCTTATATAGAAATTATTATCTCTGATGATAATTCTCAAGATGAAAGCCTGAATTTGCTTCGTGCATCTCACTTAGCTAACTCCCATATTTTCACTCATTCCAGATACGGTTTAGTACCTAACTGGAACTATTGCATTTCCCAAGCGAAAGGCAAATATATTAAGTTCTTATTCCAAGACGATACTCTCGAACCAGACTGTATTACCAAGATGGTAAAAATGGCTGAACAAGACGAAAAAATAGGTCTTGTTTTTAGCTGCCGCAACTTAATTTACGAACAGCCAATAGACATAGAATTTGTCACCGGAATGAAAGATTTACACAAACATTGGTCTAAGATTCAGTTTGTCCAATCTGGTATTACTCTTTTACAAGATCGTAATTTTTTTAAACCTCCCTACAACAAAATTGGCGAACCTACAAATGTCTTGATTTGTCGGGAAGTTTTTGAGCGGGTTGGCTTATTCGACCCGGCTTTTAAGCAACTCGCTGACTTAGAGATGTGGCTGCGGATTATGACATATTATAAGATAGGATTTATTGACGAAAGACTAGCTTCATTTCGCATTCATCCCAATCAAGCAACCAGCCACAATCTTGGCGAAAATAAAATTGAAACTTTGTTTGAGATTTATAAAGTATGGCTAAAAATTATTCGTAACAAAACTTATCAATCACTTCCCGGCGATTTACGCAAAAAAATGAGAGTGGAGCTAGTAAAAATTCTTTTAATTAAAGGTGTCAAAAGTGTAATATTATTAAGGTGGGATCAAGGTCGAAAAGTCAGGGCTCTGCTAAAAGAAGCTCTCGGCTCGACACCAGAGCCATCTGGGAATGAATTTCCAAGTTAG